Proteins encoded by one window of Bacteroidota bacterium:
- a CDS encoding PorV/PorQ family protein: MMRARTITISLATLLSIASPALGQISSNAGTSGFQFLKIGVGAHETALAGAGTATVSGPEAVFWNVAGITKDEQRSALFFYNSWFASIKQDFLAVSLPLGDNNFAGFSANIVALGQMDETTVDQPQGTGRSFTAGDLALSASYARRITDWVSAGITAKYVNEQIWDLVSDGWAFDLGLAYDNDRLHLGMVIKDFGANKQISGAQLQSLQQLYPDWQTSTVQVGLVPRPVSLPTSFSAGAGYDFLKNEFHRATVLGNLEYFNDNGETYNLAGEYTYLNLYSAMMGYRFHTDIYGLTVGASVHASVGGSVVGFSFAAVQMKDFGYREQFQITLSL, translated from the coding sequence ATGATGCGCGCTCGAACCATCACCATATCCCTGGCAACGCTCCTTTCGATCGCTTCACCGGCGCTGGGCCAGATCAGCAGCAACGCCGGCACATCGGGCTTCCAGTTCCTGAAAATCGGTGTGGGAGCACACGAGACGGCCCTAGCAGGCGCAGGGACAGCCACCGTCAGCGGCCCCGAGGCCGTCTTCTGGAATGTTGCGGGCATAACGAAAGACGAACAGCGGAGCGCCCTCTTCTTTTACAATTCCTGGTTCGCCTCCATCAAGCAGGATTTTCTTGCGGTCTCTCTTCCCCTCGGAGACAACAATTTCGCCGGCTTCAGCGCGAACATTGTCGCCCTCGGTCAAATGGACGAAACGACGGTGGATCAGCCGCAGGGGACAGGGAGGTCCTTCACAGCCGGGGACCTTGCCCTGAGCGCTTCCTATGCAAGGCGCATCACGGATTGGGTGAGCGCAGGAATAACGGCGAAATATGTCAATGAGCAAATCTGGGACCTGGTGAGCGACGGATGGGCCTTCGATCTGGGGCTCGCTTATGACAACGACCGGCTCCATCTCGGCATGGTCATCAAGGACTTCGGGGCGAACAAACAGATTTCAGGCGCCCAGCTCCAATCCCTCCAGCAATTATATCCCGACTGGCAGACCTCCACGGTGCAGGTTGGTCTGGTCCCGAGACCGGTCTCCCTGCCGACCTCCTTCTCGGCCGGGGCAGGATACGATTTCCTGAAAAACGAATTTCACCGGGCGACGGTTCTTGGAAACCTGGAATACTTCAACGACAACGGTGAAACATACAACCTGGCGGGTGAATATACCTACCTCAATCTCTATTCGGCAATGATGGGGTACAGATTTCATACCGATATCTACGGTTTGACCGTCGGGGCGAGCGTTCACGCTTCAGTGGGGGGCTCGGTTGTGGGCTTTAGTTTTGCCGCGGTGCAAATGAAGGACTTTGGATATCGGGAACAATTTCAAATTACTCTCTCCCTATAA
- a CDS encoding sugar phosphate isomerase/epimerase → MTDRIAISGTEFPHRPLKELLDVADQLEVKNLELWLPHNFKLEELSLVEKELSSRDLRAVVVSTWTQMNLPGDVKERQELISQSIFAAKRLGASSVNTYFGANPSRSPEEAVQRYKTNIAPCLEDAEKAGIGITLENEFDVTGTDPTRRALAVLDIAKAVGSPLFKLTYDPCNFYFAGEEAYPYAYHLIKERIGYVHLKNGMKYDPRIHPVPPDDFLWKDKSGDYVCCPLGEGAVNIENLLKALSAGGYDGYICLEPHVPPDILVETFRDALEYVKAHQPKSHEWTEK, encoded by the coding sequence ATGACAGACCGGATAGCGATTTCTGGAACCGAGTTTCCTCACAGACCCCTCAAGGAGCTCCTCGATGTTGCGGATCAACTTGAGGTGAAGAATCTCGAGCTCTGGTTGCCGCATAATTTCAAGCTGGAGGAGCTCTCGCTCGTCGAGAAGGAACTCTCGAGCCGGGATCTCCGGGCTGTGGTGGTATCGACCTGGACGCAAATGAATCTTCCGGGCGATGTAAAAGAGCGCCAGGAGCTCATCAGTCAAAGCATCTTCGCCGCAAAGCGGCTGGGGGCCTCTTCGGTCAACACCTACTTTGGGGCGAATCCCTCAAGGTCCCCGGAGGAGGCGGTTCAGCGATACAAAACGAACATCGCTCCCTGTCTTGAAGACGCTGAGAAAGCCGGGATCGGGATCACCCTGGAGAACGAGTTTGACGTCACCGGAACCGATCCGACAAGACGGGCTCTGGCGGTGTTGGATATCGCCAAAGCCGTCGGCTCGCCCCTGTTCAAGCTTACCTATGATCCGTGCAATTTCTACTTCGCGGGGGAGGAAGCGTATCCGTACGCGTACCATCTGATCAAAGAGCGGATCGGCTATGTGCACTTAAAGAACGGAATGAAGTATGATCCCCGGATTCATCCGGTTCCGCCGGATGATTTTTTATGGAAAGACAAATCGGGAGATTATGTTTGCTGCCCCTTGGGCGAGGGAGCCGTCAATATTGAGAACCTTCTCAAAGCGCTTTCGGCCGGCGGCTACGATGGATACATCTGTTTGGAACCCCACGTGCCCCCGGACATTCTGGTCGAGACATTCCGGGACGCACTCGAGTATGTGAAGGCCCACCAGCCAAAATCACATGAATGGACGGAAAAATGA
- a CDS encoding zinc-binding dehydrogenase yields the protein MKAAIIESPGELHIKDVPDPSCAPDEVILKVGYSSICNATDVHIWQGTFPAEACPPYPHVLGHECSGSIVEIGKEVDGWSLGDRVSFWVKMSGAFGEYNAVKINKLASVKLSDTFDEKAAPVMEVVGGTLRCMYNNGMQIGDVVVVFGQGPTGLLLMQEAKLFGAAVVGAVDVFDFRLRKSSELGADFVFNLLGKDQQTAFEEMRKTLGQVDFVIDAMGNHRWKKGNAIDLGLSLLRRGGIYQVFGHPTEDQPVNIRRLSNENYTMRGFEPGFDISRRLIRFGEGLVASGRLKVNEMITHSLPLTDLERGLKLCRDSHQETIKVVVKVGS from the coding sequence ATGAAGGCAGCAATTATTGAATCGCCGGGAGAATTGCACATCAAGGACGTGCCCGATCCGTCCTGCGCCCCCGATGAAGTCATTCTGAAGGTGGGGTATTCTTCGATTTGCAACGCCACCGACGTGCATATCTGGCAGGGCACGTTTCCGGCCGAGGCCTGCCCTCCCTATCCGCATGTTCTCGGCCATGAATGCTCGGGATCGATCGTTGAAATCGGGAAAGAAGTCGACGGGTGGAGTCTCGGCGACCGGGTCTCGTTTTGGGTGAAAATGAGCGGGGCATTCGGCGAGTATAACGCCGTAAAGATTAACAAGCTCGCTTCGGTCAAACTCAGCGATACGTTCGACGAGAAGGCGGCGCCCGTCATGGAGGTGGTCGGAGGCACCCTCCGGTGCATGTATAACAACGGTATGCAAATTGGCGACGTGGTTGTCGTGTTCGGACAGGGGCCGACGGGGCTCTTGCTCATGCAGGAAGCAAAACTGTTCGGGGCGGCGGTTGTCGGCGCGGTCGACGTCTTTGATTTCAGGTTGCGGAAGTCGTCGGAGCTGGGCGCAGACTTCGTTTTCAACCTGTTGGGGAAGGACCAGCAAACAGCCTTCGAAGAGATGAGAAAGACCCTCGGACAGGTTGATTTTGTCATTGATGCGATGGGAAACCATCGCTGGAAAAAGGGAAACGCCATCGACCTGGGACTCTCTCTTCTGAGGCGCGGCGGGATTTATCAGGTGTTCGGGCACCCAACCGAGGATCAGCCTGTGAATATCAGGAGGCTCAGCAACGAGAATTACACGATGCGCGGATTTGAACCCGGTTTTGACATCTCCAGACGTCTTATTAGATTTGGGGAGGGGCTCGTCGCATCGGGCAGGCTCAAAGTGAACGAGATGATTACGCACTCTTTACCTCTCACGGATCTTGAACGCGGGCTCAAGCTCTGCAGGGACTCTCATCAAGAGACCATTAAAGTCGTCGTCAAGGTGGGCTCCTGA
- a CDS encoding amidohydrolase family protein — protein MNDVEKRLYSAADALPLLDTHEHMERTPAKQYPKADLFDIIRNTFYLWSDLVSSGMPPSGWDPGENDEERKWEIVRRYLPNVVNTGYYRGIVEGLRSVYKTDIKTIDDTNWRGLNEAIKKAYEDPLWPERILKEQTHIEKAINDVDGFNMNPSLFLPSIKFDYLLYGASQAGGERIRSMDGILITDFDDYLGFVGSKLEGFKTNGAVALKTVTPYYRGFDYEEVSEADARRAFGQRAEPDPRRQKTVEDFMFHVVVRKAIALDLPIQIHTGLLAWNTVRLNDSNPAGLNRVFLRYPACRFMLFHGGYPFADETGVLAKAFPNVFLDFCWLPWISFTLTKQFLHSWLDLVPNNKLMWGGDAHRAECVHGHWLMARRAVVEVLSEKVGIGSLSCDDAERILRGIFRNNAIRSLKLELSELE, from the coding sequence ATGAACGACGTAGAAAAGAGACTCTATAGCGCGGCGGATGCGCTCCCGCTGCTCGACACGCACGAGCACATGGAACGGACTCCCGCCAAACAATATCCAAAGGCGGATTTGTTCGACATCATCCGGAACACGTTCTACTTGTGGTCGGATCTTGTTTCGTCAGGGATGCCGCCCTCAGGGTGGGATCCCGGGGAGAACGATGAAGAGCGGAAATGGGAAATTGTAAGAAGATACCTCCCAAATGTGGTCAACACCGGTTACTACAGAGGAATTGTCGAGGGGCTTCGATCCGTCTACAAAACCGACATCAAGACGATTGACGATACGAATTGGAGGGGTCTTAACGAGGCGATCAAGAAGGCCTATGAGGACCCCCTGTGGCCCGAAAGGATACTCAAAGAACAGACGCACATAGAAAAAGCGATAAACGACGTGGATGGTTTCAACATGAATCCCTCCCTCTTCCTGCCCTCCATAAAATTCGACTACCTGCTGTATGGGGCTTCTCAAGCCGGAGGGGAAAGGATACGCTCGATGGACGGCATCCTGATAACGGACTTCGACGATTATCTGGGTTTCGTCGGTTCAAAGCTTGAAGGGTTTAAGACCAACGGCGCCGTGGCGCTCAAGACGGTCACTCCTTACTACAGGGGGTTTGACTACGAGGAAGTTTCTGAAGCCGATGCGAGACGGGCATTTGGGCAACGCGCTGAGCCTGACCCGCGCAGGCAAAAAACGGTCGAGGATTTCATGTTCCACGTTGTTGTCCGGAAAGCGATAGCATTGGACCTGCCAATCCAGATCCACACCGGTCTTCTCGCCTGGAATACCGTGAGGTTGAATGATTCCAACCCGGCGGGATTAAACCGGGTCTTCCTCCGGTACCCCGCATGCCGGTTCATGCTCTTTCACGGGGGATATCCTTTCGCCGATGAGACCGGAGTTCTTGCCAAGGCCTTCCCCAACGTCTTCCTGGATTTCTGCTGGTTGCCGTGGATCTCATTCACGCTTACGAAGCAGTTTCTTCATTCCTGGCTCGATCTGGTCCCCAACAACAAACTGATGTGGGGCGGAGATGCCCACAGGGCGGAGTGCGTTCACGGCCACTGGTTGATGGCCAGGAGAGCCGTTGTGGAAGTTCTGAGCGAGAAAGTCGGCATCGGATCGTTGTCCTGCGATGATGCCGAACGCATCCTCCGGGGAATCTTCCGGAACAACGCGATCCGCTCGCTGAAGCTGGAATTGAGTGAGTTGGAATGA
- a CDS encoding PDZ domain-containing protein: MALSKETARIQFTVSVPKPGPKVFEVECRLTRHPSKKTELDWAAWTPGYATIWNYGQFVEGLTAQDGKLHRLAVTKVSVNRWVIESENAGVVILKYRVRAIDPAANLGFAQAYLDSVCGWFNGAALFPQVRGMRNVEQSVRFNFPADWAVATPMKPGPEGNGYTVPDFDVLVDSPVQLGHFLRKDFQVDATRVGVVLAGSDSVDMDKLAGMLQTIVGAEFKLMGGSPIDRYLIIYHAAVRGAGGLEHLNATTISAPVAEFFKNDSWLKVATSHEFFHVWNAKRIHPKVFDVYDYSKPVHTRTVWFSEGITAYYADVVLTRSGLITKEDFYKDLAQIIDLYENNPAHRWLSWEDISWNVWNPKVQQGLSVWLLPGWMIDLKIRDVTDNRRSLDDVMRFMNVWFGEGESGMGEKQIGMICSAVAQKDIRPFFTEYIEKAKSFPYDSLLSAAGLKWRVDSVSTTDLGCKLWWTTATKPSWTLTGKVEVLGPLKTGSAYGAGLREGDHVLSIDGRDLASEQVLRDVERTMKPGDILELKVSRLGKEKVFRLPVGTRKIIHSSVVETERATRRQLELRNGILKDYQNGGE, encoded by the coding sequence ATGGCGTTGAGCAAGGAGACCGCGCGGATTCAGTTCACTGTTTCTGTCCCGAAGCCCGGCCCGAAGGTGTTTGAGGTGGAATGTCGTCTCACTCGCCATCCGTCGAAGAAAACTGAATTGGACTGGGCGGCATGGACCCCGGGTTATGCGACGATCTGGAACTACGGCCAGTTTGTCGAAGGCCTGACCGCTCAAGACGGGAAACTCCACCGACTGGCAGTTACGAAGGTGTCGGTCAACCGGTGGGTAATCGAATCGGAAAATGCGGGGGTCGTTATTCTTAAATATCGGGTGAGGGCGATTGACCCCGCCGCCAACCTGGGATTTGCACAGGCCTACCTCGACTCGGTCTGCGGGTGGTTTAACGGGGCGGCCCTATTTCCGCAAGTAAGAGGCATGAGAAATGTGGAACAGTCGGTGAGATTCAACTTTCCGGCGGATTGGGCGGTTGCGACGCCGATGAAACCCGGTCCGGAGGGGAATGGATACACTGTTCCGGATTTCGATGTCCTCGTGGACAGCCCCGTCCAGCTGGGTCATTTTCTACGGAAAGATTTCCAGGTCGATGCCACCAGGGTCGGGGTGGTTCTGGCGGGAAGCGACAGCGTCGACATGGACAAGCTTGCGGGCATGCTGCAAACGATAGTCGGGGCCGAATTCAAGCTCATGGGCGGCTCTCCGATAGACCGGTATCTGATAATCTATCATGCCGCCGTGCGGGGCGCCGGCGGGTTGGAACACCTCAATGCGACGACCATCTCCGCTCCGGTGGCCGAATTCTTTAAGAATGATTCCTGGCTGAAAGTGGCGACCTCCCACGAATTCTTCCATGTGTGGAACGCAAAACGGATTCATCCGAAGGTGTTCGACGTCTACGATTATTCCAAACCGGTGCACACCCGGACCGTATGGTTCTCCGAAGGCATCACGGCTTACTACGCCGATGTTGTGCTTACCAGGAGCGGACTTATCACGAAGGAGGACTTTTACAAAGATTTGGCTCAGATCATTGATTTATATGAAAACAACCCCGCGCATCGCTGGCTGAGCTGGGAAGATATCAGCTGGAACGTGTGGAATCCCAAGGTCCAGCAGGGATTGAGCGTATGGCTCCTTCCGGGATGGATGATAGACCTGAAAATAAGAGACGTCACGGATAACCGGCGTTCACTCGACGACGTGATGCGGTTCATGAACGTCTGGTTCGGGGAAGGGGAGAGCGGGATGGGGGAAAAACAGATCGGCATGATATGCAGCGCCGTTGCCCAGAAGGATATCAGGCCATTTTTCACCGAGTATATCGAAAAGGCCAAGTCATTTCCGTATGATTCACTTCTATCGGCCGCGGGCCTGAAATGGCGGGTGGACAGCGTTAGCACTACCGACCTCGGATGCAAGTTATGGTGGACAACCGCTACGAAGCCCAGTTGGACGCTGACAGGGAAAGTCGAGGTGCTGGGGCCTCTGAAAACAGGAAGCGCATATGGAGCCGGCTTGCGCGAGGGCGATCATGTCCTGAGCATAGACGGGCGGGATCTTGCCTCCGAACAGGTGCTTCGCGACGTCGAGAGGACGATGAAACCGGGGGACATCCTGGAATTAAAAGTATCAAGGCTCGGTAAGGAAAAAGTCTTTCGCCTGCCGGTTGGCACGCGAAAGATCATACATTCATCGGTCGTCGAGACGGAGAGAGCGACGAGAAGGCAGCTCGAGCTCAGAAATGGGATTCTGAAAGACTATCAGAATGGGGGTGAATGA
- a CDS encoding amino acid permease: MNQASGEGMKTTSTGLSRQNILDNFTSTETEFKRELGLWDTVMVVVGNTIGSGIFIAPAVIAATLLPNSGSLVLLIWLVGGLMMFTGALSYSELGALMPRAGGHYVFLKEGLGNLAAFLYGWTIFLVIASGSIAFVAITFVTYLSFFVPMAPALIKAIAILTILTLTYVNYIGIKPGSIVLNLFTAFKIIALFALIAVGLILSPANTENFLPLTGGNAPVDLTFVSTFLLALVSALFTYGGWYNVGFVAGEIKNPRRNLPLALLIGTIIVVLIYVLTNYVYVNVLSVGSMAASKFVASDTMVKLVGRMGGAMVSVLVMLSSFGITNAIIMVSPRVYYAMSHDGLFFQSLSKVHPKYKTPAVSLGLQAVWASVIVLVSDTFAQIMNYVVFMDWLFLGIAIYCIFVLRKKFPDAPRPYKVWGYPVTPILFILLSATVVGNTLFRAPLESGIGVVIVLSGAPAYFFWKLSRGAKSPSGGNAT; the protein is encoded by the coding sequence ATGAACCAGGCTTCCGGCGAGGGCATGAAGACGACTTCGACAGGATTATCAAGGCAAAACATCCTCGATAATTTCACCTCCACGGAGACCGAATTTAAGCGCGAGCTCGGTCTCTGGGACACCGTAATGGTGGTCGTCGGAAATACGATTGGAAGCGGCATTTTTATCGCTCCCGCGGTGATCGCTGCGACCCTCCTCCCGAATAGCGGAAGTCTCGTTCTCCTGATATGGCTGGTGGGCGGGTTGATGATGTTTACGGGCGCCCTTTCGTATAGCGAATTGGGCGCTCTGATGCCTCGTGCGGGGGGCCATTACGTTTTTTTGAAGGAGGGACTGGGGAACCTGGCCGCATTTCTGTACGGGTGGACAATTTTTCTGGTGATTGCCTCGGGATCCATCGCCTTCGTCGCGATTACGTTTGTGACGTATCTCAGTTTTTTTGTTCCGATGGCGCCCGCGCTCATCAAGGCGATCGCGATACTCACGATCCTGACCCTGACGTATGTGAATTATATCGGGATCAAACCCGGCAGCATCGTCCTCAACCTTTTCACCGCGTTCAAAATCATTGCGCTGTTTGCGCTGATTGCAGTAGGGCTGATACTCAGCCCGGCGAACACCGAAAATTTTCTTCCGCTCACCGGCGGCAACGCTCCTGTCGATCTGACCTTTGTGAGCACCTTTCTCCTTGCCCTTGTCTCTGCGCTTTTTACCTACGGCGGCTGGTATAACGTCGGATTTGTCGCCGGCGAGATCAAGAACCCCAGAAGAAATCTCCCTCTTGCACTTTTGATCGGAACGATTATCGTTGTTCTCATTTATGTCCTTACGAACTACGTGTATGTGAATGTCCTCTCTGTCGGCTCTATGGCGGCATCCAAGTTTGTCGCCTCGGACACCATGGTAAAACTCGTGGGCCGGATGGGGGGAGCGATGGTCTCGGTGCTCGTCATGCTCTCCTCTTTCGGGATAACGAACGCCATCATCATGGTGTCCCCCCGTGTCTACTATGCGATGTCCCACGACGGACTCTTTTTTCAGTCGTTGTCGAAGGTCCACCCCAAATACAAGACCCCCGCAGTTTCACTGGGATTGCAGGCCGTCTGGGCTTCCGTCATAGTCCTCGTCAGCGATACCTTCGCGCAGATCATGAATTATGTCGTCTTCATGGATTGGCTCTTCCTTGGCATCGCCATCTATTGCATCTTCGTCCTTCGTAAGAAGTTTCCGGATGCACCCCGCCCTTATAAAGTATGGGGATATCCGGTCACGCCGATCCTCTTCATTCTCCTCTCAGCCACGGTTGTCGGCAACACACTTTTCCGGGCGCCCCTGGAGTCCGGCATCGGCGTTGTCATCGTCCTCAGCGGGGCCCCCGCCTATTTCTTCTGGAAGCTGTCCAGAGGAGCGAAGAGCCCGAGCGGCGGGAACGCAACCTGA
- a CDS encoding glycoside hydrolase family 130 protein, with translation MKFFEEPQVGRLTSSPVITRCASNPILKAADVPYKSDLVLNAGVTRFKGRYVMVFRNDIRTDEYTVREGVSLGLAHSEDGIEWEVEPKPCFDSSFGAEKGEFINTYDPRLTVIDGRCYMTFGMDTRHGVRGGIAVTDDFEKFEVLSVAAPDNRNFVLFPEKIGGKYVRLERPFPIYGRPGYPERFDIWISDSPDLVYWGNPELLLGVEDVPFSNQKLGAGPPPVKTSKGWLTVFHASDFDATRGRDGFELTWKKRYSAGVMLLDLADPRKVVGMSKKPLLAPEALYETTEGYRNNVVFPTGMILEKNQEVKIYYGAADTCMCLASAQLHDLIALCSSPRTGD, from the coding sequence ATGAAATTCTTCGAAGAACCGCAGGTCGGGCGGCTCACCTCAAGTCCGGTCATCACGCGATGCGCCAGTAATCCGATCCTCAAAGCGGCCGACGTACCGTACAAATCCGACCTCGTGCTCAACGCCGGCGTAACCAGATTCAAGGGCCGCTACGTCATGGTCTTCCGAAATGATATCCGGACGGACGAATACACCGTCCGGGAGGGAGTTTCGCTCGGGTTGGCCCATAGCGAAGACGGCATCGAGTGGGAGGTTGAGCCGAAGCCGTGCTTTGATAGTTCCTTCGGGGCGGAAAAAGGAGAGTTCATCAACACCTACGACCCCAGACTTACGGTCATCGACGGTCGCTGTTACATGACCTTTGGGATGGATACCCGGCACGGGGTACGGGGAGGAATTGCCGTGACGGACGACTTTGAAAAGTTCGAGGTTCTTTCCGTAGCCGCTCCGGATAACAGGAATTTTGTCCTCTTCCCGGAAAAGATCGGTGGAAAGTATGTTCGGCTCGAGCGCCCGTTTCCCATTTACGGGAGGCCCGGATATCCGGAGCGGTTCGACATCTGGATATCCGATTCGCCCGATCTGGTCTACTGGGGAAATCCTGAACTTCTCCTGGGTGTCGAGGACGTCCCCTTCTCAAATCAGAAGCTCGGCGCCGGACCGCCGCCGGTCAAGACCTCGAAAGGCTGGCTGACCGTTTTTCACGCGAGCGACTTTGACGCGACGCGGGGGAGAGACGGATTCGAGCTCACATGGAAGAAGAGGTATTCCGCGGGCGTGATGTTGCTGGATCTGGCTGATCCCCGGAAGGTGGTCGGCATGAGCAAGAAGCCGCTTCTCGCTCCGGAAGCCCTCTACGAGACGACGGAAGGATACAGGAACAACGTCGTGTTCCCCACAGGGATGATTCTTGAAAAGAATCAGGAAGTCAAGATCTACTATGGGGCCGCAGACACATGCATGTGTCTCGCATCCGCACAACTGCACGATCTGATCGCCCTCTGTTCCAGCCCCAGGACCGGCGATTGA
- a CDS encoding T9SS type A sorting domain-containing protein, translating to MKRWVGTAGAVFILLLLWQSSGRCQPASFNYSPYLFGALHTLSVSVESVDTVTGQVRVNGVDLQGPRTPFTWKWGDGTVTSGFFPQVHTYAVRSANHIVTVVAHYSTGNTDSAQCLARFVPPVIIPVALPGLTEVHVPSSQVTLVSRMEGYGFSSALTFFGDSFFVTIPRPSLEYVLSAAASIEMDLINDNVFLPDGDFHQDVLRDPSAGGAYSIWYSTPVALGAGDAMLSGAPDYSSLFHEMGHNFTLNFPGNYFFGGKIDGNANAIYSESMAQIFQHSCGFEIVNGYEAYGLSNDLVFDIKQSLISSIGVVRKGYEDYLGGGRKFASWNNPATPADETYGTFMTIAYEFCAQAESLGVGYRGPLKRLTSFLGRFDTSMSEAYAPQESTAAADSFRATLMGAALSYAFDKDLRPLLRSLNFPIDDVWYDNLLAGVSGVDETLKPLDFALGQNYPNPFNPSTLIGYEIGERSRVSLIIYDLLGRQAGMLVSDVQSPGHYRVTFNASGLPSGVYFYRLIAGRNVQVKKMAVMR from the coding sequence TTGAAACGGTGGGTCGGCACGGCGGGTGCGGTTTTCATCCTCCTCTTGCTCTGGCAATCTTCCGGACGGTGTCAACCCGCCTCGTTCAATTATAGCCCCTATCTGTTTGGCGCCCTTCATACGCTCTCGGTTTCGGTGGAGTCGGTGGACACGGTCACAGGCCAGGTACGGGTAAATGGAGTCGATCTGCAGGGACCACGCACGCCGTTCACCTGGAAATGGGGAGACGGGACGGTGACATCCGGATTTTTTCCCCAGGTGCACACGTACGCGGTGAGATCTGCCAACCATATCGTCACGGTTGTTGCGCACTATTCCACGGGAAACACGGACTCAGCCCAATGCCTGGCCCGATTTGTTCCACCGGTGATCATCCCCGTCGCGCTCCCCGGCCTGACGGAAGTGCATGTTCCATCAAGTCAGGTGACTCTCGTGAGCCGGATGGAAGGCTATGGCTTCTCGAGCGCGCTTACGTTTTTCGGGGACAGTTTCTTCGTAACCATTCCAAGGCCGTCGCTTGAGTATGTCTTATCAGCGGCTGCGAGCATTGAGATGGACCTGATAAATGACAATGTCTTTCTTCCGGACGGAGATTTCCACCAGGACGTTCTACGGGATCCATCCGCCGGAGGGGCATACTCAATTTGGTACTCCACCCCGGTGGCCCTGGGAGCAGGGGATGCTATGCTCTCGGGGGCGCCGGATTATTCCTCCCTCTTTCACGAGATGGGGCACAATTTCACTCTGAACTTTCCCGGCAACTATTTCTTCGGGGGGAAGATAGACGGCAACGCAAACGCGATCTATTCGGAAAGCATGGCTCAGATATTTCAGCACAGCTGCGGGTTTGAGATCGTGAACGGATACGAAGCTTACGGATTGAGCAACGACCTCGTGTTCGATATCAAGCAGAGTTTGATTTCATCGATTGGAGTTGTCCGGAAGGGATATGAGGATTATCTGGGAGGCGGCCGGAAATTTGCGAGCTGGAACAATCCTGCGACTCCGGCGGATGAAACTTATGGAACGTTCATGACGATCGCATACGAATTCTGTGCCCAGGCGGAATCGCTCGGAGTCGGCTACCGGGGACCGCTGAAGCGCCTGACGAGTTTCCTGGGCCGGTTTGACACGTCGATGTCGGAAGCGTATGCTCCTCAGGAGAGTACGGCCGCGGCCGACTCGTTCCGCGCGACTCTGATGGGAGCGGCGTTGTCCTATGCGTTCGACAAGGATTTGCGCCCGTTGTTGAGGAGCCTCAATTTTCCAATCGACGATGTTTGGTATGACAATCTGCTCGCGGGTGTTTCCGGAGTCGATGAAACTCTGAAGCCTTTGGATTTCGCCCTGGGTCAAAATTATCCGAATCCGTTCAACCCTTCGACTCTTATCGGCTACGAGATCGGCGAGAGATCGCGGGTCTCTCTGATCATTTATGATCTGCTCGGAAGACAGGCCGGGATGCTGGTGAGTGACGTGCAGTCGCCCGGTCATTATCGGGTGACGTTTAACGCGTCGGGATTGCCAAGCGGTGTGTACTTCTACAGGTTAATAGCAGGGAGAAATGTACAAGTGAAAAAGATGGCAGTTATGAGGTAA